One genomic region from Frateuria soli encodes:
- a CDS encoding YecA family protein, whose protein sequence is MNSTPPEEWPSSLTDEELDELDRYLRGHADEGRLLLDGVHGMLSAIAVGPLEVLPDEWLPEVLHDPFVDEAEGNRVLELLAKLNDSIRVELDVDAYEPILGEVDTDTGPVLSAAGWCEGFSRGIDLRAVLWEKRLAEDPQLMEMLGPVMALAVDEGILSAEAEFEKLTDEEYDECLAQVAPVLGAVDHYWREHPATEAELAALARTPAPPGEEAPPPPRQRSGHWVH, encoded by the coding sequence ATGAACAGCACCCCGCCTGAAGAATGGCCCAGCTCCCTCACCGACGAGGAACTGGACGAGCTCGACCGCTACCTGCGTGGCCATGCCGACGAAGGGCGCCTGTTGCTCGACGGCGTGCACGGCATGCTTTCGGCGATCGCCGTCGGCCCGCTCGAAGTGCTGCCGGACGAGTGGCTGCCCGAGGTGCTGCACGATCCCTTCGTCGACGAGGCCGAGGGCAACCGCGTACTGGAACTGCTGGCCAAGTTGAACGACTCGATCCGCGTCGAGCTGGACGTCGACGCCTACGAGCCGATCCTGGGCGAAGTCGATACCGACACCGGCCCGGTGCTGTCGGCCGCCGGCTGGTGCGAGGGTTTCAGCCGCGGCATCGACCTGCGCGCCGTGTTGTGGGAGAAGCGCCTGGCCGAGGACCCGCAACTGATGGAGATGCTCGGGCCGGTGATGGCGCTGGCGGTGGACGAGGGCATCCTCTCGGCCGAGGCCGAGTTCGAGAAGCTCACCGATGAGGAATACGACGAGTGCCTGGCGCAGGTGGCCCCGGTGCTCGGCGCGGTCGACCACTACTGGCGCGAACACCCGGCCACCGAAGCGGAGCTGGCCGCGCTCGCGCGCACGCCCGCGCCGCCCGGCGAGGAAGCACCGCCGCCGCCGCGCCAGCGCAGCGGCCACTGGGTGCACTGA
- the xth gene encoding exodeoxyribonuclease III — protein MKIASWNVNSLKVRLPQLTQWMAEAQPDIVALQETKLEDAKFPVDELAAAGYRAVFSGQKTYNGVAVLARGHTPTDVVTDIPGLDDPQRRVLAATVGDLRVVDLYVVNGKAVGDPKYDYKLDWLAKVREFLAREHERYPNLVVLGDFNIAPDDRDVHDPVAWRDSVLCSVPEREALHAITGLGLYDSFRLFEQDAGHHSWWDYRQGAFRRNLGLRIDLILLGDALKGAARAAAIDRGPRKWERPSDHTPVTLDLDI, from the coding sequence ATGAAGATCGCTTCCTGGAACGTGAACTCGCTGAAGGTGCGCCTGCCGCAGCTGACCCAGTGGATGGCCGAGGCGCAACCGGACATCGTGGCGCTGCAGGAAACCAAGCTGGAGGACGCCAAGTTCCCGGTCGACGAGCTGGCCGCGGCTGGCTATCGCGCGGTGTTTTCCGGGCAGAAGACCTACAACGGCGTGGCGGTTCTCGCCCGCGGCCACACGCCCACCGACGTGGTCACCGACATCCCCGGGCTGGACGACCCGCAGCGGCGCGTCCTGGCCGCCACCGTCGGCGACCTGCGCGTGGTCGACCTGTACGTGGTCAACGGCAAGGCGGTCGGCGACCCGAAGTACGACTACAAGCTGGACTGGCTCGCCAAGGTGCGCGAGTTCCTGGCGCGCGAGCACGAGCGCTACCCGAACCTGGTGGTGCTGGGCGACTTCAACATCGCGCCGGACGACCGCGACGTGCACGACCCGGTCGCCTGGCGCGACTCGGTGCTGTGCTCGGTGCCCGAGCGCGAGGCGCTCCATGCGATCACCGGCCTGGGCCTGTACGACAGCTTCCGCCTGTTCGAACAGGACGCCGGCCACCACAGCTGGTGGGATTACCGGCAAGGTGCCTTCCGCCGCAACCTGGGGTTGCGCATCGACCTGATCCTGCTCGGCGATGCGCTCAAGGGCGCCGCGCGTGCGGCCGCCATCGACCGCGGACCGCGCAAATGGGAACGGCCGTCCGATCACACCCCGGTGACGCTCGATCTGGATATCTGA